The sequence below is a genomic window from Thalassomonas haliotis.
GAAAAATACAGCTCTTTATAAGTAGTGCTGTTGTAAGGAATCGAATAAATGAAAACTTGGTTTAAATCGGGTTCCCCCTGGGTTTGGTTATCTGCCGGCGGGGTCAGTATCAGTCTTATTTCTGTACTGGGATTATTATGGCTGATCGCCTCCCGCGGCTTATCTTATTTCTGGCCGGCGGACATCTACCAATTTGATATGCTGGATCAGGCCGGCAATAAGAGTACGGTCATTGGTGAAATTTATGATCGTGAGTTTATCCCGGCAGAGCAGCTGGCCCATGCCGATATTACCCTGGCGCCGGGCACAACCACGGTTGAACGTCTATTGGTAAAAACCGGTAACCGTGAACTGGTCAGCCTGGATTTTCGCTGGCTGCTGGTACCGCAAATCACTGACACCACAACGCCGGAAGAGCTGGTGGTGATTGAAAGACGCACCAATGGTAACTTTTACGGTTTTATCGAAGAGCTGATTTTAGACGGTAAAGCCGTGCCGCAAAACCAGCTGGGCGAACTGGTCAGCCGGGTTGAGCATTTCCAGAGCCAAATCGATGTTTTGCAAAAAGTGGACATCGGCGCCATTAACTATCAACTGGAACGTTTGCGCCTGAAAGAGCGTAAACACAACCTGGATAAAACCTTAACCGAAGAAGTCAAAGCGGATATCCACGGGCAAATGGATGTGCTGAAAAGCGAATATCAGCAGTTGGAAAGCAAGTTGCTTGCCCTGAGGGAAGAAATTGCCCGCGACCAGCTTAACGTCAGGGCGATGGACGGCCAGGTCGTGACCATCAATTTCGAAGATATACTTAAGGTAACTTTTAACAACCAATTGGGATTGTGGAGCAAAACCGGTGTTTTCTTCAGCCAGGTTGCCGCATTTGTGGTCG
It includes:
- the pstA gene encoding phosphate ABC transporter permease PstA gives rise to the protein MKTWFKSGSPWVWLSAGGVSISLISVLGLLWLIASRGLSYFWPADIYQFDMLDQAGNKSTVIGEIYDREFIPAEQLAHADITLAPGTTTVERLLVKTGNRELVSLDFRWLLVPQITDTTTPEELVVIERRTNGNFYGFIEELILDGKAVPQNQLGELVSRVEHFQSQIDVLQKVDIGAINYQLERLRLKERKHNLDKTLTEEVKADIHGQMDVLKSEYQQLESKLLALREEIARDQLNVRAMDGQVVTINFEDILKVTFNNQLGLWSKTGVFFSQVAAFVVDEPREANTEGGVFPAIFGTVLMVLLMTVIVSPFGVIAAIYLHEYAGNNALTKILRIAVINLAGVPSIVYGVFGLGFFVYMVGGSLDQLFYPENLPSPTFGTPGVLWSAITLAILTLPVVIVSTEEGLSRIPSAMRHGSLALGATKVETLWRIILPIASPAIMTGIILAIARAAGEVAPLMLVGVVKMAPNLPLDGNFPFLHLDRKFMHLGFHIYDVGFQSPNVEAARPLVYATALLLVTIIVALNMTAVSIRNRLREKYRMLEH